The genomic DNA TCTTCTATAAACTATCGTAAAATGAGCTCCCTGTAAGCGAGTATTGAAGCCGTTTGCAGGACGTTGCTAAAAAAATATCGATTTTGGCATTGCGTATCGCTTGGAGTTGATTGATCTTTGTCGGTGGTTGTGGGGACGCTTTATCTATGTGGGAATTGTGAATAACATGTCTGAAGAGCCAATAAGTGAGATCGGGGATGCGCTGTGTCTCGTGAAATCTGAGTTGCGGAAAACATTCCAAGACGACGTGTATCAGACGTGGTTTGAATCGTTATCTCTCCTGGAGGAACACGAGGACCAAATTGTACTCGGAGTGCCCAGTGATTTTGCAGCGATTTGGGTTAACGACAACTATCGTGACGTGATTGCACAAAAATTACAACTTGTTCTTGGCCGATCGATTGAGGTGTCCGTCCGTAGTAGTACGCAAACTTCCGAACCAGCACCATCGCGCAAAAAGCCTAAAACGGCAACGAGCAAAGAGGGGGAGATTGAGGAAGGGTACATCTTAAATCCTAAAAATACATTTGAGAATTTTGTCGTTGGACCTGGCAATCAAATGGCACATGCCGCGTCGATCGCGATCGCGAATGCCCCAGGAAAGGCTTATAATCCGCTGTTTTTATACGGCTGTACGGGATTGGGGAAGACTCACCTGATGCATGCCGTTGCGCACCAAGTTTTGGCGAATAACAAAAAGGCAAAAATCGCTTACACCTCGACGGAAAAATTTACGAATGAGTTCATCCAGGCGATCCAAACCAATGCAATGACAAAATTTCGCAAAAAATACCGTAGTATCGATGTTTTTTTATTAGATGATGTTCACTTTTTATCAGGGAAGGAGCGAATCCAAGAGGAATTTTTCCATACCTTTAATGAGCTTTTTGAATCCCAAAAACAGATTTTTTTATGTAGTGATCGCCCGGCTTCGGAAATTGCTAAACTGGAGAGCCGTCTGGTATCACGCTTCCAATGGGGTTTGGTAACCGATATCCAGCCACCGGACCTTGAGACCCGTATTGCGATTCTTTCCAAAAAGGTCGAAGCGCTTAAAATTTCATTAGATTATGATGTACTGAGCTACATGGCCGAGCATGTGTCGACAAACGTTCGCCGCCTGGAAGGTGCCCTGACGCGTGTTGTTAGCTACATGCAGTTCTCGCATAGCAAGGTCGACATCAATGTTCTCCGACTTCTCATGAAGGATATTTTTCAGGAAGAGGTCGCGAATACGGTAACGATCGACGTGATTCAACAAAAGGTTGCTGAGTTTTATAATCTAAAAACGGCGGATTTATTGGGAAAACGACGCCCTGCGAATATTGCTATGCCACGTCAAGTGGCGATGTATTTGAGCCGCGCGCTGACGCCGCAATCGCTTGTCGAAATCGGTCTAGCTTTTGGTGGCCGGGATCACGGAACGGTGATTCATGCGTGTAAGTCCATAGAAAATATGATGGATCAAGACGAGGTCATTAAAAGAAATGTTGAACATTTGAAAAAGATCCTAAAACGACAATAGCATATGAAGCAACGGACTATTTCGAGGGAAGTTTCCGTGCAGGGGGTTGGCCTTCATACGGGAAAGACTGTTAAGTTGACTTTTTTGCCAGCGCCCGCGGATACAGGAATTCTTTTCCGTCGCGTTGATCTTTTTGGCAAACCAGAGATTTGTCCGACAATTCAAAAAGTCGATGATCTCGTCCGGTGCACTTCGGTACAGCTGGGTTCGGTCCACGTTGGAACAATCGAACACGTAATGAGTGCGCTTGCGGGGCTAAAAATCGATAACATCATCATGGAGCTCGATGCCGAAGAGCCGCCCATATTAGATGGCTCCGCGAAATACTTCACGAATCTCCTGTACGAGGCAGAGCCCGTAGAGCTGGAGGTGGAACGTAAGGTGTTTTCTCTACAGGAACCGATTTCGGTTACGGAAGGAAATCGTTCATTAATCGCACTTCCGTATGATGGTTTCAAGATCACGTGTACCTCGGCTGATGATCGAGGTATCCATACACAACACCTATCACTTGATATTACACCAGAGTGTTATGCCAGTGAGATTGCACCTGCGCGAACGTTTGCGATGTACGAGGATATCGAACCGCTCCTCGCATGTGGGAAAATCCAAGGTGGGAGCCTCGACTGCGCAGTTGTTATCAAAGGTGACCAGATTTTATCGAAAGAGCCATTGCGATTCCCGGATGAGTTTGTTCGGCATAAAATTCTCGACCTTATTGGAGATTTAGCGCTTTTAGGGATGGATCTTCGTTGTCATCTGATTGCGATTCGCCCTGGGCATGCGTTCAACGCAAAGCTTACAAAGCAGATTTTCGAACAATATAAGGAGAGTTATCAGCAGACGGCGCAAAAAAAAAAGTCCTCGCCGAGAGCCATTATCGCTGAAGATCCCTCTTTTGATACCATCAAAGTCTTAAATACATTACCGCATCGGTATCCCTTTCTGTTAATTGATCGCGTCGTTAAGTTTATTGGTGACGATTCGTTAGTCGCGCTCAAGAATGTAACGATCAATGAGCCGTATTTTGCAGGACACTACCCAGGACACCCGGTCATGCCGGGAGTCTTACAAATCGAGGCGATGTCACAGGCAGCGGGAATTTTGATGCTCAAGCGGTACCAATACGAGTCGCGTCTAGCATACTTCATGAGTTGCGATAAGGTTAAATTTCGTAAGCCAGTGGTTCCAGGGGATCAGTTAGAAATCACGGTTAAGATTATACGTTACCGTGGGGATAAGATCGGTGTTGCGGCGGCGGAGTGCCGGGTTGCCGGTGAAGTAGTTTCTTCCGCCGAGTTGATGTTTTCGATTGTTAAAGCATGACACAGATTCATCCCACAGCAGTCATTTCCTCCGGTGCAGAACTCACAGATGATGTCGCAATTGGCGCTTTTGCTTACATTGGCCCGGAAGTTACGATTGGTTCAGGAACAATAGTCCATCATCACGCTTCTGTTGACGGGAATACTTCAGTCGGGGAGAAAAATACGATTTTTCCTTATGCGATGATTGGTGGTCAGACGCAAGATCTCAAATATAAGGGTGGGAGTCCTGGACTTTATATTGGTGACCGTAATATTTTTCGCGAATATGTCACGATCCACACAGCAACGGAGGAGGGGAACTGTACTCGAGTTGGCAATGATAATGCGATTTTAGCCTACGCGCATGTCGCGCATGACTGCGTTATTGGTAATCACGTGGTGATTAGTAGTTTATCAGCCCTCGCGGGGCATGTGGTATTGGGAAATTATGTCAACATTGCTTGGAATGCCGGCGTGCATCAGTTTTGCCACATCGGTGATTACGCCATGCTTGCGGGATCCTCAAAGGCGGTTATGGATATTCTTCCGTTTATGATCGCAGAGGGGTTGCCCGCACGTACGCGTGCTTTCAACAAGATCGCTCTCGAGCGCAATGGATTTTCTCCAGAACGCATTGATACAGTGAAAGATATTTTTCGTGTCATTTTTCACTCCCGTGGCAATCGTGCGATGGCGTTTGAGACCCTACGTCGGCAGGAGACCCAAGATCCGGAGCTTTATCAACTTGTACTTGGAGGGATTCAGCGAGCACAGCGTGGGTTTTGTTAGAAAAATTTTTCATGAAGATCGAAACAACATTCGTTATTTTGAAGCCTGACTGTATGGAAAAACGGCTTCAGGGAGAGGTGATTCGCCGGCTTAATGAGCGGCAATTCGATATCGTCGCGTGTAAGATGGAACGACTTTCAGAAGATATTTTGAGAGAACATTACGCCCATCTTGTCGACAAACCGTTTTTCCCGGAAATCGTCGAGTTTATGCGTTCGCGACCGGTGGTCTTCTTAGCAATCCGCGGAGAAAATGCGATTGAGACTGTCCGTGACCTCCTAGGACCTACCGATTCTACGGCGGCGCCCAAGGGGACGATTCGCAGGGATTTTGGAACAGACAAAATGCGTAATATCGCGCATGCGTCCGACAGCGCCGACAGTGCACAACAAGAACTACGTCGGTTCTTTAAGCCCGAAGAGCTGTTTATCTAACGGACTTGGCACTTGACAGGGGAACGGGTTTTTCAATCGTCCCTCAAGGCGCCCGGATGGCGGAATTGGCAGACGCGTCGGACTCAAAATCCGATTCCTTCACGGGAGTGAGGGTTCGACCCCCTCTCCGGGCACCCGATACCTTTCACGCACGCATCCAAAGTTATTCTAAGCTGATTGATGAGAACAAAATTGCTTTAGGAATATGTCTCGGCTGAGAATTTGTTTGCTTTTATGAAACACATCGCGTAGAAAGATTGTTTCACTGCCACTTTCATAACGCGCGACCCAATGGGCCTTGGCGGCCTGCTTAAATTGCTTTTCTGGCGAAATTGTTTTGAGCGCGTAATCAACACGTTGTCCGTGCTGACGTAAAGTAATGATATCGCGCATCGCATTAGCTTCTGAAGCTGCGTCAAAAACTACAAAAATGTCGCAATTCGACTCTGAAGAGGGTAACAGGTTATGTTCCGATAAAATATTTTGCAGTGTAACGTCTCCAAAGGCAAGTCCGACTGCGGGCGTCGAAGGATAACCAAATTTTTCGATGAGTTGATCATAGCGTCCGCCACCAGCAATCGCGCGAGATTTTCCAGAACGCTCGAAGATTTCAAACACAAAACCTGTGTAGTAGGCCAGCCCCCGGACGATCCCAAAATCGAGTGTGATGAAATCGCGTAAACCCATGTACTCGAGGCGTTGTAGCAAATTTTCGAGTACTGCTAAACGTTCTTGAATTACGGAAGTTTCCCGAAGGCTAGAGCTCAAAAATGTTTTAAGCACCCCAAGATTGTGAATATTTTGAAATGATTGAAGTTGGTCCCAGAGATTGATCGACGCAGGAGCAAACGGTAAAAGTTGTTCCCGAAGGACTTCCTCACTTTCTTTGCCGGCGTGGTCGACAATTGATAAAACCTGCGGAATTGATTTTGGAGCAACACCAAGGCCTTCGAGGAAAATTCTCCACAAAATACGATCACTAAGACGGATGTGAAAGTCACGTTCGGTGAGGCCCAGGGTCCTTAAAATACTAATCGCAACACTGAGCACTTCTGCTTCAGCACTGACACTGGGTTCATCGAAAATATCGATATTAAATTGATAAAACGAGCGAAGTCGTCCCTTTTGCGGGCGTTCATAACGGAAATTTTCCCCGATAGAAAACCATTTCAACGGGCGCTTAAGGCTATTAATTTTCGAGCCGATCATCCGTGCAACTGCGGGTGTCATCTCGGGGCGCATCGCAACAGCACGACCACCGCGATCGATGAAATTAAAGAGCTGTGTTGCAATTTCTGGCCCGGATTTTTCGGTATAGAGCTCAAGTGGTTCGAGAATCGGAGCATCATATTCTTGGAAGCAAAAATTTTGACAGACCTGACGTACGGTCTGGAAAAGATAGTTGCGACGGGAACAGGCTTCGGGATAAAATTCGCGAAACCCGGGGAGAACTTCGATCATGTGCCCCACGGCTAACGAATTTTCGTCAAGAATCAATAAGCCATTTTCAGCTTTACCTTTTGTAGGATTTTGTTATCCGCAGACGGCATGTCTGAAAAGATTGAGTGGTGTATCGCGTGTCTGAAAAACGATTATAAGTGGTGGGTCGAGAAACTCAGTAACGATGCGCACATCGACGGTGACTACGCCGGAATTATCGATCCGCGACAATTTGAGCACCTCATCGAGCTCACCGCGCCACTCCAAAGCTACGGTCTCCGCAATGATCTCGTTGAGAATGCGTTTTTAAAGTTTCGAATCGTGGCAGCCCTCAGTAATAACCAAATTAAACTTGAATTTACGAACATCAAGGTATTCGATGCCGAAGAGCCGCTCTTTTTATTTCCGAATGGTGCCGCAGATAATGAGGGACCATACATGGAGTTAATTGATCATCTCATTCGTTTACGTGTCAAGTTGCTCAATGATCTTATTGATTTCAAGGTACCGTTAGACAGCGAAGAAATCGAGGAGGCAATTAAGGAAAAGTATCAGGAGAAGTACGTCGAAGGCAGCAATGTTCACGTCTTTGATGAGATCGTCGATATTTTAGAGTACACGCCGGAAGGTTATGATTTAGGCGACAAAGGGGAATATACGGGCGACGAAGAAGAGGAATTTGAGGATGATTACCTCGATGATAAGGAAGAGTTTAACGACGAAGACGGGGCCTGGAATGAAGAATTACAGAAGCTGGAAGTTTTAGAGCCATGATCGATATTCAAGCGCTCATCCCGCACCGCGATCCTTTTTTGTTCGTTGATTCGGTTTTATCGTTGGAAGAAACATCGATTTTTGCCGAAAAAACCTTTCATGCTACAGATGATTTTTACCGGGGACACTATCCCGGAAATCCCATTACACCGGGCGTTCTTTTATGTGAAACGGTTTTTCAAACGGCAGCAATCTTAGTGCTCAAAAAAGTTCCTTTGGAGCCAGGCATGATGCCAGTCTTAGCCCGTATTGGAGATGCTCGGTTTAAAGCGATTGTTCGACCTGAGGAAAAACTCCACATTAAGGCACAACTCAATGAGCGCTGTGGGAAATTTTTTCTAATGAGCGGGGAAATCCTCAAAGAATCTGATCGTAAGTTGGCTTTAAAAATCCAATTTTCACTCGCGCTTACCGAACGGGAGTAGGGGAGCTGAGCTCCCTTTATTAATTCAGTTTCCTTGACTGTGCTTCTTCGACAATGAGTTGAATGGCATGATCGATCGAGGACGCTCCGTCTTTTTCTTTGTGATGGCGAGAACGAATTGTAACTTGATGTTGCGATTGTTCTTGAGGGCCAACGATGAACATGTAGGGCACTTTTTCGAGTTCCGCTTTGCGAATTTTTGCCCCCAATTTTTCGGGACTGGCATCCAGACTGGCGCGTAGTTTGGCTTCTTTAACTTGCGCTAGAATTTGCTGACCATATTCAATTTGTGCATCACCAAGCGTCAAAATGCGTACCTGCTCAGGGGCTAACCACGTCGGAAAATCACCGGCAAAGTGTTCGATCAGAAGTCCACAGAAGCGCTCCATAGAGCCAAAAGGTGCACGATGGATCATAACTGGACGATGCGGCTGGTTGTCTGGACCGATATAGGTCAAATCAAACCGTTCAGGAAGGTTGTAATCAACTTGAATGGTACCTAATTGCCATTCGCGTCCGATGACATCTTTGACGACGAAATCGATCTTGGGGCCATAAAATGCCGCTTCACCGGGTTCAAGCGAGTAGGGTACCCCTAAGCCCTGTACGGCTTCTTTGAGTGAACTCTCGGATTTCTCCCAAGCAGCGTCGCTTCCGATATATTTATCGGAGGCAGGATCGCGAAGGCTCACACGGACTTTGAATTCCGCCATACCGAGTGTTGCAAAGATGATTTTAACCAAATCGAGACATTCGGCGATTTCTTGGGGCAGTTGTTCTTCTGTACAGAAGATATGTGCATCATCTTGCGTAAATCCACGAACACGCGTCATCCCATTGAGTTCCCCGGATTGTTCCCAGCGATAAACGGTCCCAAACTCGGCGATTTTCATCGGAAGATCACGGTAGGAACGCCCCTTAGAGGCATAGATCCGAATATGCCCAGGACAATTCATCGGCTTTAACAGAAATCCATCGAAGTCTCCAGATTCAAGACCGGTCATCAGTTCGCGACAGGATATATGCGCGTTTTTTTCGAGGGTCGCGCGTTCAGCAATCGGTGGATATTGGGAGTCCTTATAGTAAGGGAAGTGTCCAGATGTCCGAAAGAGTCCCAATTTGGCAATATGTGGTGTCGAAACGAGTTGGTAATTTCGCTTTTCTAGTTCCTCGGAAATAAAGGACTGAAGAGCATTCTTAACAATCGTTCCCTTCGGAAGCCATAAGATAAGTCCCTGCCCAACAGCTTCATCAATGAGAAATAATTCTAGCTCTTTCCCTAATTTGCGGTGATCGCGCTTTTGTGCCTCCTCCCGCTGGTGAAGATAGTTCTCAAGCTCTTTTTTTGATGAAAATGCCACCCCGTAGATGCGTTGTAGCTGGGGATTGTGCTCGTCGCCACGGTAGTATACACCCGCAATGGATAAGAGTTTAAACGCCTTAATTTCAGCGGTATTATCGACATGAGGTCCACGACAGAGATCGATAAAGTCACCGTTTTGATAAAAGGAAATGACCTCACTCTCTGGGATATCGGCTAGGCGTTCGAGCTTAAACGTTTGATGATTTTTCGATAAAAAATCTTCGGCCTCGTGCCGACTCATTTCGGTACGGATAAAGTCCTGATGTTGATCGATAATACGCTGCATTTCGGCTTCGAGTCGCGTCAAATCCTCCGCCGTAAACGTGTGATCGAGGGAAAAATCGTAATAAAAACCCTCCTCCGTTTTCGGTCCGATATCGAACTTTACGTTTGGGAATAGATGTGCGACGGCGGCAGCGAGTAC from Verrucomicrobiota bacterium includes the following:
- the dnaA gene encoding chromosomal replication initiator protein DnaA, whose translation is MELIDLCRWLWGRFIYVGIVNNMSEEPISEIGDALCLVKSELRKTFQDDVYQTWFESLSLLEEHEDQIVLGVPSDFAAIWVNDNYRDVIAQKLQLVLGRSIEVSVRSSTQTSEPAPSRKKPKTATSKEGEIEEGYILNPKNTFENFVVGPGNQMAHAASIAIANAPGKAYNPLFLYGCTGLGKTHLMHAVAHQVLANNKKAKIAYTSTEKFTNEFIQAIQTNAMTKFRKKYRSIDVFLLDDVHFLSGKERIQEEFFHTFNELFESQKQIFLCSDRPASEIAKLESRLVSRFQWGLVTDIQPPDLETRIAILSKKVEALKISLDYDVLSYMAEHVSTNVRRLEGALTRVVSYMQFSHSKVDINVLRLLMKDIFQEEVANTVTIDVIQQKVAEFYNLKTADLLGKRRPANIAMPRQVAMYLSRALTPQSLVEIGLAFGGRDHGTVIHACKSIENMMDQDEVIKRNVEHLKKILKRQ
- a CDS encoding bifunctional UDP-3-O-[3-hydroxymyristoyl] N-acetylglucosamine deacetylase/3-hydroxyacyl-ACP dehydratase, giving the protein MKQRTISREVSVQGVGLHTGKTVKLTFLPAPADTGILFRRVDLFGKPEICPTIQKVDDLVRCTSVQLGSVHVGTIEHVMSALAGLKIDNIIMELDAEEPPILDGSAKYFTNLLYEAEPVELEVERKVFSLQEPISVTEGNRSLIALPYDGFKITCTSADDRGIHTQHLSLDITPECYASEIAPARTFAMYEDIEPLLACGKIQGGSLDCAVVIKGDQILSKEPLRFPDEFVRHKILDLIGDLALLGMDLRCHLIAIRPGHAFNAKLTKQIFEQYKESYQQTAQKKKSSPRAIIAEDPSFDTIKVLNTLPHRYPFLLIDRVVKFIGDDSLVALKNVTINEPYFAGHYPGHPVMPGVLQIEAMSQAAGILMLKRYQYESRLAYFMSCDKVKFRKPVVPGDQLEITVKIIRYRGDKIGVAAAECRVAGEVVSSAELMFSIVKA
- the lpxA gene encoding acyl-ACP--UDP-N-acetylglucosamine O-acyltransferase, which encodes MTQIHPTAVISSGAELTDDVAIGAFAYIGPEVTIGSGTIVHHHASVDGNTSVGEKNTIFPYAMIGGQTQDLKYKGGSPGLYIGDRNIFREYVTIHTATEEGNCTRVGNDNAILAYAHVAHDCVIGNHVVISSLSALAGHVVLGNYVNIAWNAGVHQFCHIGDYAMLAGSSKAVMDILPFMIAEGLPARTRAFNKIALERNGFSPERIDTVKDIFRVIFHSRGNRAMAFETLRRQETQDPELYQLVLGGIQRAQRGFC
- the ndk gene encoding nucleoside-diphosphate kinase, with the protein product MKIETTFVILKPDCMEKRLQGEVIRRLNERQFDIVACKMERLSEDILREHYAHLVDKPFFPEIVEFMRSRPVVFLAIRGENAIETVRDLLGPTDSTAAPKGTIRRDFGTDKMRNIAHASDSADSAQQELRRFFKPEELFI
- the hisS gene encoding histidine--tRNA ligase, with the translated sequence MIEVLPGFREFYPEACSRRNYLFQTVRQVCQNFCFQEYDAPILEPLELYTEKSGPEIATQLFNFIDRGGRAVAMRPEMTPAVARMIGSKINSLKRPLKWFSIGENFRYERPQKGRLRSFYQFNIDIFDEPSVSAEAEVLSVAISILRTLGLTERDFHIRLSDRILWRIFLEGLGVAPKSIPQVLSIVDHAGKESEEVLREQLLPFAPASINLWDQLQSFQNIHNLGVLKTFLSSSLRETSVIQERLAVLENLLQRLEYMGLRDFITLDFGIVRGLAYYTGFVFEIFERSGKSRAIAGGGRYDQLIEKFGYPSTPAVGLAFGDVTLQNILSEHNLLPSSESNCDIFVVFDAASEANAMRDIITLRQHGQRVDYALKTISPEKQFKQAAKAHWVARYESGSETIFLRDVFHKSKQILSRDIFLKQFCSHQSA
- a CDS encoding beta-hydroxyacyl-ACP dehydratase: MIDIQALIPHRDPFLFVDSVLSLEETSIFAEKTFHATDDFYRGHYPGNPITPGVLLCETVFQTAAILVLKKVPLEPGMMPVLARIGDARFKAIVRPEEKLHIKAQLNERCGKFFLMSGEILKESDRKLALKIQFSLALTERE
- the thrS gene encoding threonine--tRNA ligase: MLENADKVRHSAAHVLAAAVAHLFPNVKFDIGPKTEEGFYYDFSLDHTFTAEDLTRLEAEMQRIIDQHQDFIRTEMSRHEAEDFLSKNHQTFKLERLADIPESEVISFYQNGDFIDLCRGPHVDNTAEIKAFKLLSIAGVYYRGDEHNPQLQRIYGVAFSSKKELENYLHQREEAQKRDHRKLGKELELFLIDEAVGQGLILWLPKGTIVKNALQSFISEELEKRNYQLVSTPHIAKLGLFRTSGHFPYYKDSQYPPIAERATLEKNAHISCRELMTGLESGDFDGFLLKPMNCPGHIRIYASKGRSYRDLPMKIAEFGTVYRWEQSGELNGMTRVRGFTQDDAHIFCTEEQLPQEIAECLDLVKIIFATLGMAEFKVRVSLRDPASDKYIGSDAAWEKSESSLKEAVQGLGVPYSLEPGEAAFYGPKIDFVVKDVIGREWQLGTIQVDYNLPERFDLTYIGPDNQPHRPVMIHRAPFGSMERFCGLLIEHFAGDFPTWLAPEQVRILTLGDAQIEYGQQILAQVKEAKLRASLDASPEKLGAKIRKAELEKVPYMFIVGPQEQSQHQVTIRSRHHKEKDGASSIDHAIQLIVEEAQSRKLN